The genomic segment TTAGTTGTGATTAAGACATAAGTAAGTAAAACTGTTCATTTGCTGATCAAGGTGAGTCTGATTCACCCCGTTTTTAAGAAATGTCATTTCATTGCCATTCAATTGCAGACTTTTAACCAAAGGAAGTAAGtcaaaaatatgttttacaaACATAgagtttagaaaatatttctaaacatagttttctaaatatttgattcttcagttttccaaatgtaaggtttatttcttcattctttaaatttaGAGACTCACAAACCTACCTGTGATGAGCAAGTCTTTCCGTGCTTGCCTCCGGTACCTGACAATACAGACAGatggcattttatttttacttagtgTCACTTGGGACTTAAGCCTCTAAAGCCTCTGCCCTCACACTTCTGCATTATGCAAACATGTGATTAATTAGATATCttgtactgttttttttcctcatgaaTATTGCAATACTTTCAGGAAAGGCTGAACTTTAAATTCTCATACTTGGATCAAATTGACTATTGCcaggaagataaaataatttttatagtatgAGTCATTGCTACTCTGAGTCTATACCATTTTCCTTCTGTCAAATCAGAGATCTAATGAAACTTAAAGAGaccatctttttaattttcatccaTGAATGATTGTTTATCCTGCTAAATTTATTAAAGTAATAGATTGATTTAATACAAAGATTATTTAATCTTGTTATTtatccttaattatttttatactaaatcttttgtttttgaaacaaaCTCCTCCACGTCCCTACTTAGAACAATTCCTCATCAGTCAtactgaatactttttttttcattaatcacATGCCATCTATTCACATGTCATCCAACTGGATTTCAATCTGGTTAATTAATGATTAattaattcagtcacatcttcaggctccacgtCTAATTTGaattctcttgctatttctgcatctgcagtgacttcctgcCCTGAAGTCTTGAAAGTGACTTTGAAGCTTCAAAGTCATCCACGAGGTATGACGCATCTTCTTCCCAACTCctattaatgttgatattttgacctcatCTCATAAATCATGAAtgtcttaatggcatctagaatggtgaatctcTTCCAgaaggttttttattttgttgtgattattaccaaaatgtgatgaagagacatgaagtgaacaatgcttttggaaaaatggcCCCATTTGACTTGTTCAATAcaaggttgccacaaaccttcaactgGTAAGAATGCAaaatctgtgaagtgcaataaaatgaagtataatcacatgaggtatgcctgtatatatGGGTATGTTTCCACATATGTATTTCATTAAAGCATTATTTCCCagttttaatgagatataattgacatataacattgtataggTATCCTTCAGTGTTCAAAAGTTTGTGCTATGCCACTTTGCTCTTAGCAAAAACCTACATTTGCACCTGTTTGTGCTAACCCTAAAGAAATCCAACaggactttttcttttatgaaaagggtaagaaacaaaaatagcatTCAGAGTTTGTTTTGTACGAGCCGTTACAGAGGCAGTAACCCCCGCGCGCAGGAATGGCGCCACCAAGCTCCTTCCCCACTCAAGAGAGGCTGAGAGATGGGCTTTTCTGCCAGCTTTATCTGCTCTGAGCCCCAGTGTGATAGCGGCAATTAGTGCTGGCTTCCCTtatacctgcttttttttttttgttctagtCCTGTAGGTCTTCGGATGAAAGCTCCACTGGCCTTCAGACCTCGGAGATTGGGAGGCCAGTCCCTTTGGTGGGAGTCTTAGAAATTGTGACACTGTTATGGGGTCCAAACCTCTCATTCCTGTGGAAGAGCTGGGAGCTGAGGGTCCCTTCCCAGCTGCATGTCTCTTTACTGGGGTTGGAGGCGAAGGTGAGCAAAATTGTGTCTGAGCCTTTCGTACTCATTTCATTGTGGATTATTTTCTCATTGCCCATGTATAGAAGTTGCTCAGCtagtttcttgatttctttcagtGAGAATTGTACCATATGCAGCTGTTCATttggtgtgtctgtgggaggaggggaATGCATGAACTCCTATATTCCCAGATTTAAAGAATGTCCCTTGACCCTGACAATAttgaatttggaaaaaatatttgctatgagTCACTGCTGATGTGTAAGAAGGATGTCTTATAGAATAACTAATAAGGGGAGAGACTGATGAGGAATGAAACAGGCAGGAATACATCAAACCCTTTCTATGTCATGTTCCCTGTTTAGGTAGAATACCAAGAGAGTTACAGGCCATCTGTCCAAGCTGTCATTTGAGTCAAGTGTCCCTAAAAATATTCCCCATAATGTCTTTTTTTATCTTGCAAATTCAGAGTGAAGAGTCCCATATTTAATTGAATGAATCAATTCTATTTCTAGAATTCCATTTATAAGGCTTAAAATTTCCTTCTCTTTAGTTCACACTGACTAGAGCTGATAAAACAGCCAATATGTGGATTAAATAAATCTTTAGATTATTATGTAGTATATGGCTGTCCTGAAGGAGAGATGGGTTAATCAGATTACGTGTTTACATTCTCTAATTTTAAACAGCAATCCACTGACACTCTATTTTTCTTGGACAATATATTTCAAACAATGTTTTCTACCACACTGCTGCTCATAAGTAACAGTTCCAAAAGATTGTGTATTATTTGAGGAAATACAGCACAGATGGAAACCCTTAAAGCCTCTTactggggcccagggcaggcctTCCCCAAGTGAgccactttggcatattgatgATTTTGAATTCAAAGTTACTTAAGAAACAGCCAATACAGGAGGAACACCCTGACACCTCCCACTTTTGTCCcgagaaagcagaaaataaatcttCCCTGTGAAAGGTACTGACCTCGCACCAGGAGGCAAAGAGACATCCTTATCATCTGAGATGAAATGCAGAGCCCAAAACCTATACAAATaaactttactttttattaatcTATTACCCCAGCCCAAAGTCTGTTTAGAGTTCCTTATGAATTGAAGCTCCCAAACATAAATTTTCTTTGTCCCGTTCTTCAcagatttattcttctttgtctgaAATGTATAAAAACTCCCTgatcatttttttcagtttcaagttCATTATTGGAGCTCTGTGCACACAtaattaaacttttctttttctcctgttagtcTGTCTTACgtcagtttttttcttaaactagCTAGGAAAGACTTGAAGAGTAGAGAAATTTTTTCACTCTGCAACActttcagtaaaaaagaaaaattcttcataattttttttttttccaacatgaTCAACTGACAGATCACATTGCTCCACAAATGTGCCTTTGAAGATCTTGGAGCTGTACTTCCACTCTGAAATGTTTTCACACAAAGTAATTTATAAATGGCAgctagaaaatataagaaattcgATTGTTCTTAGCTTCTATAATTCTAATGGATAATTAGGAGTGTCCTTGAGTCTTATGTGGTCGTTCAAATATATGGACATTTCCACATTATCTAAACAAACTGATTCAATATCTTAATCATTAAAACTAGAGCAGAGACAGATGAGAAACAAATGTGAACAACATACACAGGTGAATGCTCTTTACTTCTAATGCAATTAATGTGTAGTTCTTGATAGATCTAATCTCATGGTATCTACACCATTTTATGCACTTTCTTAaagttattaaacattttatatatatatattcagtacaCATTACTTACATGCATATACTTATGTTAATACCTGATAATAGACATTCAAAAATGTTACCTAGTGTTCTTCATTTATTGTTTATTCATTGATTTTCCCACTCTGTGTCCCAGACAGTGTGGGGTGCTTTGGATAACAGGGATGGAATGTCCAGTCCTTGACAAAGAATCCTCATAATATCATATTAGaagtaataatttaataaataggtATCATATGGTTAACAATGACATTATCGTGATTGGACTTCAGaaaaaatagtcattttattGAGGTTCAGACAACTCTTGTGTCAtccaatattttataaaaacagcaACCATgctatgtgtgtgtctgtgtaaacAACTATTTAAAACCACCTtctagttttcagttttttcaaggCCTCCTTCACATCCTTGTTCCGCAGGCTGTAAATCAGAGGGTTAAGCATGGGAATCACAAGGGTGTAAAACAGTGAGGTCATTTTGTCTTGATCTAGGGAGTAGGCAGAGCTTGGCCTGAAATACATGAAGAGCATAGTTCCCTGGAAAATTGCAACAGCAGTTAAGTGGGAGGTGCAGGTGGAGAAAGCTTTGAGCCTCCCCTCAGCAGAGTGGATCTTCAAGACGGATAGGATTATGTAACAGTAAGAGACAAGAACTCCTGAAATGGAGCTCAGTTCAATTAAACCAAATATGGTGAATATCATTAACTCGTTGACCTGTGTATCTGAGCAAGACAGCAATAAAAGAGGTGGAgcatcacagaagaaatggttaATCTCATTTGACCCACAGAAACATAAGCGGAATGTTACTGTTGTGTACATCAGAGCATCGGCCATCGCCACCATGTAAACCCCAGCCACGAGCAGGGAGCACACTGTGCTGGACATGTTGACCCTATAGAGCAAGGGGTTGCTAATGGCCTTGTACCGATCAAAGGCCATCACCGCCAGCAACATTGATTCAGAATCTGCAAAGATACAGAAGATCAAAAATTGCAGAGCACAGCCAACGATGGGAATCGTTTTATTCTTGGCAAATATGTCCACCAGCATCTTGGGCCCAACTGCTGTGGAATAGCAGAAGTCACAGAAGGAGAGGTGGCTGAGGAAAAAGTACATCGGTGTGTGCAGCCGGGAATCCATTCTAATTAAAATGATCATTCCAAGATTTGCCAGAAGGTTAATAAGATAAACAACAAGAAATGCTGTAAATAGGGCCCCTTTCATCCCAGGATTATTGGTAATTCCCAAGAAAATAAATTCAGTCACAGAGGAGCAATTATCTCTATCCATGCTTCTTCTCACCTAAACTGTTGAGAAAATGATCAAGAAAATGACAGATGTATGCTTAATGATTCCGgacattcataaaatatttgtaggGCAGCACACAAATTctttctgcaattttctttttatactcagaatattactcagtcaatAATCACTCTTTAAAGAGGTGTACAAagacagtaataaaaaatatctgtGATAGGCAGTTGAGAAACTGATCTAAATCTAGATGTCAGTCATGAGGTATATGACTTTCTAAAGTTCTTCTGTAAGGCTTACCTTCCTTATCTCGGGGAGTAAAATTGGATGAATTTATCTTTCTTCGTATATTCAAAATAGTATGGAAGAGACACCAATATGAAAAATGCTAGGCTGTAAGATATAAGACAAAACATTTTCTATGCTTGAAAATATTCACATGGacacaaaaaataattacaattgtTATGTTCCTCAAAGCCATGATTGGTTTAAAGTAATTACAATTGTTTATTTCTAGAAACAATGAGCACATCGCTAACAATAATGGAAAAAGTGTATTACTGGTCTTGGTTTATGTTCTTGTTAATAGTGGGTCAGATATGAAATATGCATTATTTACCTTCACTCTAGAAATATAATATTGCTTTACCCCAATACTCATTACCCATTTGTGGAGTGGTCTGGTACCAAAGAAGGAGTCCCTTGGCCAAAGAAACAGTGATAATGAGAAGTGAAAACTATGGATCTAACACATACATTTGcaccttttaaaatttcaagtgtCTTTTTACTAAAAATGGATGTGGTACGAAAGACAATAAATGCTTCTGAGATGTATAGGCTTCTCTCCCTTGCAGGAGTCTTTATGTGTGTGTCATGGGtttgcatatgtatgtatttctgtTGATATATGAGAATTGGAATGTGGGGTGcagatacatttttttagacCTAAGTAAATATGGCATGTGATTTACATAGTTATTTGCACATGTAATGTATACTATAGTACCACACctacttttgaaataaaattttcaaaactctTAAATTCATGTATAATCCTTGTAAGTGATAGGAGTAAAAGCTTTTCAGTGaatctagatttttaaaagtagttaaaatgttattttgtggaTACTAATAATTATAGTATGTTTCAGTTCTGACAAGAAAATTTCACTGTGGCAACTAAACAGAGGATAATGCTAAATTGAGTAAGCAAGCATAAAAGTATGCATTTAAAATCTCTCATTTTGTGCCAAAAAGATATTTTCCTCTGTATTCTGTAATTTAGGAGACTCAGGAACCTACCTGAGATGAGGAGGTCTCAGTAGCTGAAAAATAGGTGGGAGATATTTATTTTACCAGCTGACATTTGGGACTTAAATCTCTGAAATCACTGCCCTTGGGCTTTGGTATTATACAAGCATGTCATCAATTATGAATTATGTTTTGGTTCCGTATGTTCTCCTGTGAATAGAGCACCAACTTTTGCAAAGACGAGCTTTAATGCCTGACTATCATCACCTCATTGCTCTGTtgagaaaaaaatactcattatttttatgattgttTCACAATGACCTCTTTCTCTGGtcaaagcagaaataagaaaactCCAATAGAATTCTACTTATCGGATCCAGCACCTTTCCATTGTTCATTTCGTATCTCCCATCTTTAAAAGATTCTCCTTCACCACTGTATTTATGGCTGTTAACTAATCTTCAAtggtctttttttctgtttttggaaagtaatgaaaatattacaaaattcatCCTATTATCATGTACACTTctttggtttttaatatattcacaaaattgCACAGCATCACCACTAATTCTGGAACACTTTCCATCAATCCAACAAGGAACCCTTCTCTATGAGCGGCTGCTTCTCCTTCCCAACTTTTGGCAACTACTTCTctgctttctgattctgttaGCCTATTTTGGACTTCTCATATAAACTGAATCATACAATTTTTTTGGGGGGTATGTCAGGCTTCTTTTATTCAGCATTATGTTTACAGGTTTCATCCTTACTGAAAGTGTGAGAATTTAGTATCATTTTATGGCTGAAAGGTAAAATCATTTTTAGATACAACAcagtttgttcatccattcatcagctgatgaacatttgggttgtttatacTTTTTGCCTATGATGAATAATGATGAGATAAATATTCTGTTAATATTCCTTTCAAGGCATTTTCATCACAAAGCATTTTCTTACTTTCATCCCCCCATCACATGCTATTCACAtacatttcattgattttataaTTCTATCACATTCTCTATACTtagtacatttttataaattatgtttACTTTAGTCTTATAAGAATTTCTCTACTACACTTACAGCTTCAGGAACAAggtcattgtttatttttgtattccctGAAGTCCCTAGAATAAggatttgaagagataattgctttctaaatatttattgttaagtATTTCAGACTACCAAAAGTGGAAGGTGGTGTACAAAGAATAGCAAAATACTgggttttgtatttttctggtaAGATAACTCATATTTGCAAGTATGACTCATTTAAACATGTTTGTATGGGTAATAGTTTAAAAGCAGAATTAtactttttctctaaaaataattttaggatgAGATTATCCTTACTAGTTCTTTGCAACTTGAGGAATACTGAAAATTATACTTTTCCATCCTCCCTAAATCTTTCCCAAGAGATAACAATGGGATTCTCCATACTTTTTGAACCTTAGTCTATACCACCTTGGGATCTGGTGTGATCTGACTACTTCCAAAGGTCCCAGAGTTCACACTGCTTTTACAATGActtgactgaatgaatgattgaaatgTCTATCACTCTCCTTTCTATATGTGTGCTATTCAAATATTGCTTCATTCAATGACTTTGCTAAGTATATGCACAGCAAAAATAAAAGCCTAATTCATTTAACAATGTGGCATATGAAATTTATTCTACAATGGGCTGTTGACAGGTTGGGTAGATTAAAGATGGCTGTACACAACTTCCCACATTTTCCTTAGAGACACAGTGTCTATTTGTCCTTCCTTTGAATTTTTGCTGTGCTTTAACTGCTTTGAACATAAATTGACAGAAATATTATATATCACTTCTGAATCCAGCATTTATGAAGACAGTCTCTGAAAGCCATGAGTTGCTACATAAGTCTAAACTTGTGGATAAAACACGTGACAGGCTTTGAGCCTACATGGAAAGGGAAGGGGACCCAGCTGATTTAATCTTTAGGCCATTGTCATCCCTGTGTCAGTTATAGAGACTGTACAGCCTAGCCTATCATTCACCTCAATACCATGGGTCTCAGTCAGCATGAGGAAGAGCAGAATATAGTCCAGTGGTCATTATTTTAAACCATGTAATTTTAGGATAGTGTTTACATGTAAAAAGACAACAGAATCCAATCAGAGATATTTTCTTTCAGGAGtcatttattattactattatgtaCTACTGTATAATATAGATATGACAATTGGGtatgtaggtaggtaggtagacagataaactgaagaaaatatttacaaaccatataGCTGACAAAGAATGTGTAGCCAGAACATATTAACAATTCTCATCAATAATATGAAAACACATAACCCAATAAAAAGtgtgaacatttaaaaagatatttcaacaaagaatatatgtaaatgaaaattaatgCATAATAATATGCTCATCAACATATTAAATTGCAcctaagaaaatgtttttgattGTGGTTTTTGCTTTCCTGACATCCCTGCTTCTCACCACCTTATTatacaatacatttttattatacctCACATTTTTATTAATGTGAGGTGTTATATAATTATGCAGAATTAACATTTATGTAGTGCTTAATATGGTATAGGCACTATTCTAAACATTTACTCAGTTAATTATCTAATAATCAATGATGTGAATACTATGTTCTCCCTATTCTACCGAGAGGTAACTGAGGCATTGAGAAAGTATAAAAGTTGTTCAAAGTGCCACTCTCTAATGGGGTACAGAGGTGGCATGTGAACCAAGGGATCTGGCTTCTTTTCTCATCCATTAATCTACCCTTGTGAATGAGATATGCTacgaatgcacacacacacatacacacacacacacacacacacacacacacacatttctgagTTATTTACT from the Manis javanica isolate MJ-LG chromosome 11, MJ_LKY, whole genome shotgun sequence genome contains:
- the LOC108410337 gene encoding olfactory receptor 5W2-like, translated to MDRDNCSSVTEFIFLGITNNPGMKGALFTAFLVVYLINLLANLGMIILIRMDSRLHTPMYFFLSHLSFCDFCYSTAVGPKMLVDIFAKNKTIPIVGCALQFLIFCIFADSESMLLAVMAFDRYKAISNPLLYRVNMSSTVCSLLVAGVYMVAMADALMYTTVTFRLCFCGSNEINHFFCDAPPLLLLSCSDTQVNELMIFTIFGLIELSSISGVLVSYCYIILSVLKIHSAEGRLKAFSTCTSHLTAVAIFQGTMLFMYFRPSSAYSLDQDKMTSLFYTLVIPMLNPLIYSLRNKDVKEALKKLKTRRWF